In Lolium rigidum isolate FL_2022 chromosome 3, APGP_CSIRO_Lrig_0.1, whole genome shotgun sequence, the genomic window TCAGTGCCACCTCCaggtgtaaacaaataaccactcgtGGCGGTAGTATCATCAGCATCAGAAATCTAGTTTGAGTCACTATAACCCTCAGGTACACTTGGATACCTAGTATAGTGAATACTATagctcgcagtgcctttcaaatagcaaATGTCAGGCCTTGTGGCACTGGCTAAGTACATAATCTAGCCAATGatttgagaatatctcaattgatctctcGCAATTCTTCAATTTTTTCGAATtagcacactaggatcataaggagtTCGAGAAGACTTGCATTCGCTATACTCCAAACGATTCaatatcttttccacatagtgggattgaagccatgtaatcccaccattgtcatccttgagaagcttgatgtttaagattacaCTAGCTACTactaagtccttcatctcaaatcaACGAGATAGTAACTCTTTGACCTCCTTGATAATAGTAAGACTGGTCCCAaatattaatatgtcatcaacatagagacaAAAGATAATCCCCTCGCTCCAGCATggtgatagtatacacacttatcAGCTTCGTTTACGACAAAGCCTTAAGCGTTTAAGGTTCTTTTGAACTTCTCGTGCCATTGTTTAGGTGCTTGTTTAACACCATACAAAGACTTCAATGACTTACACACCTGTCCTTCCCGACCAGCTACTACAAATTCATTGGGTtaatccatataaatttcctcatcAAACTCTCAATTTAGGAAAGCTATatcaacgtccatttgatgaacgagaagatcaCGCGAGTCAACCAAGGAAAGTAGTACTGAAATAGTGGTTAATAGAGCTActtgtgagtatgtatcaaagaagtcCTTGCCTTCTTTTGAGTATAATTCTTGACCACTAGTCGtgtcttgtacttttcaatagtaccatcggacCTAAGCTTTTTTCTTAAACATCCATTTACATCCTGTAGGTTTGCACTCAGACGACTAGTAACCTTCCAAGTTCCATtaactaagatggaatccatctctgtACTGACATCTTctttccagtagtcagcatcctgaCATGCACAGGATTCTAAGatagaagtgggagtgtcatccacgaggtacacaattgaaatcatcaccaaagaacATTGCAGTCctatgtctcttgctccttttggtaGCTTCCTTGTTTTCCTTCACATGATTATCATAGTGtcatcaaagaaagtcgcattatTCGACTCTATAATAGTACCAACATGCATATTGGATACCCCacattttactatcaaaaatctattGCCAATGGTATGAAACACATATCCCAATTGAacacagtccacggtttttggtccaagcttgcgtttCTTGGGTATTGACACATTCATTTTCGCCAAACAAGCCAAGTCCATAAATAGGAGAGTTTCAACATTTTTCCTTTCCCATTTCTCAAAAGGAGTAATTGTTTTATTTTTTGTGGAAACATGTATTAGGACATGACACGTGGTTATTATCGTCTCCCTCCATTATACTTtagatagacccgatgtatctaacatgtcgttaaccaaatcagttagtctTCCAGCTACCCCATTTGACTAGGGTGAGTAGGGAGACGTCATCTCATAGAAAATGCCATGCTctgcacaaaaagaatcaaacttgTTGGAAAAATACTCTACATCACGATCAGACCTAAGCAGTTTAATCTTTCGGTCAAGTTGATTTTATGTTTCAGATTTATAGATTTTAAAGTGATTAaatcctcatctttagttttagaAGATATACATAACAATATGGAAATATTAAATGGAGTTATCAACTAAACTTATAAAGTACTTTTTTCACGTTTTATCAATTCGCCATTCGTTTCGCGTATACGCGAGGACCACGGTAAAATATTGTTCACCACCCCTGCCACCAGGCACTAGCAGTAGCAGGGATACGAAAAGCGAAGTGGGCAGAAAGTTTTTGTCACCCCCGCCCTACATTACCGCTACACCTACACCGAGAGACCGAGCAGAAGAAGGAAGCAGGACGGCGACGCAGGTCGGCAGGTGAGTTCCTCCGCTCatctagccttcttcttcctactcctctctctctctctctctctctctctctctctctcacgtgACCCAGCAGAATCCTTCCTGCATCGCTTCTCTCTCCCGTGGGTCCCCTGACTGCCCTCTCTCCTCCCCCCTCCAATGGACATGGTGGCTCCTCGCCGTTGCTTGTTCTAGTAGTATCATGGAAGCCCTAGAAATTTAGCACTCTCTAAAATCGCGAATCCCCTTCATGGCCGCCCACAACTTTAATCTCTTCTTGCTTCTTGAAGGTCAATTTGGAGCTGTAGCCGAGCCTGGTAGCAAACCAGATCAAGACCGAGGTATTGTGCATGCACAGATCAATTCACCCCTTCTTTTATCAGTCTTGCTGTATGTGCTATTCCCTGTAATGCGAACTTTGTTTCCTAGGCTGTGTTAATATGAttgctagtactccctccgtccattaatAGATGTCCCATGGTTCGTCTAAATTGGGTTGTATCTATGCACTAaattgtgtctagatacatttgaatttagacaaacttttgacatcaaaaaaatggacagaggtagtattattCTTCTGCCGCCACCTTAAAAAAGGGTCAGTTCACACTCGAAAAAAAAAAGGGGTCAGCTGACTGTGAACTAATCTAGTTTTCAGTCCGGTGAGATCAGCCTGTTTGTGTATTCATTTCTTGTTGCTTTTATTGATTGGTTAGCCATAATTCTTAGAACCGTTTCTTGTGTTTTAATCAAAGTGGGTTGCTGACCacgtaccatatttagcaagattcATCAATGACTGTACCGCATTTAGCAAGCATTGCTCTAACCTTCTGCTATATTAGGTTATAGCATCCATGTAAAAATCTTGTACGTTTTCCATGCAAGGCTCCAACAAATAATGAATATTTCAGAACTATCCACTGCGCAAACATGAATGGAGAATTAAAGGCTTTTGAAGAAAATCAGTTTCATTGTTACTTTTCTTGTTTGCTTAAGACCTATTCGTTGAAGAAACTATACAAAGTCAATCATGCAAATATGCTACTGGACGATCTATTTATCACACAAAGATAATTATATCTTGCTGAAAATTCGCATTGAAAATTCACTTCTGACAGTAAGGCACACTGCATTATATAAACTATTGTATTTATATCCCCTCTCATATagggaaactctcatttgcaactagttgcgcccgcgtcccattttttgttgtgatacttccaagtttccaaaaaatgcaaactaaaattctagacatacattgtgttgtgtcttgtgcatctgtcaagtttcatccaaaaatatgtcaaaatgtgacctgtgtaaaaaagagaagacgtacgtaaatagtgtcacgtactatttacacatcatttgttctttttgtgtaggccacattttgacatatttttcgATGAaatttcacagatgcacaagatacaatagaatgtatgtctagaattttagtttgcattttttggaaacttggaaatgtcagaacaaaaatggggtgcgggcgcaactagttgcggaatataCATATGTTAGACAGGATAGTCCAAGGTTGAGTGACCATCAACACCAGCTTAATCCATTATATTACTGAGGACTTAAGAGAATATAACAGAGATACCATTGGAATCCTAATTGTGTGGGGAGCGTGATCAGCCACCTACTAATCTTGCTACATTAGAATCGTAAAATCTTTCAGGTTTAACAGTTACTGGATGTGTATCTGGTCTTTCTGCATTTGTTCGTGCCTGTTATTCAcactttttgttgttgtttcagGTTCATCGATGACGGTAGTGGATTACATTGACTTGGATGATGATGAGTGTTTTGTGAAAGTAGATTTTGTTGATTTGAGCACTGACGAAGATAGTGTTGAAAAAGATGGCAATGTTCCAGAAGATGACAGTGTTGCTAGGTCTGAAAATGTGGCTAAAGCTGCAGTATCATCGTCAATTTCAGAAGAAGATGCTATTCCTACGATGCCCTTGTCAAAGTTAGAACAGGAGCATGCTGCTACAGCATCCTTGTCAATTGTAGGACATGGTGCTGCCACATCCTCAGTAATGGAAGAAAAGGTTATGCAGCCTGAACATCAGAAGTTTCTCACGACAAGCGATGCTGCAAAAGAGGCCACACGTTCTGAAAATCATGGGCTTATTGCAGCAGGTCATTTGGTGGGCGAAGTTATGCAGTCTGAACATGAACAAGTTGCTGCCACTTCCATGTTGTCAAAACAAGGTGCTATCACATCGTCATTAAAGGAAGACAGTTTCATGCAGTTTGGCAATCAGGTGTTTGTTGTGGCGCTTGATCACACGAAAGAGGCCACACAATCTGAAAGTACAGTGAAGGCTGCTGGGTCGCCGTCGATGACAGAAAGAGGTACTACCTGCAAAGTTCACCGTGTGGGACAACTATATCAGATGATTGGATGCCCTTACATCATAGGAGATGGCTTAGATTCATACACTTCCCATGGTGGAGGCCACCCACAAGGTGAACCTGGTTCCAGCACACTACTGTGCACCAAATCAGAAGTATCAATCAGGGTGAGAGGAGTTGCTGGGAATTCTATGGGCAGCACAGGAATCAACAATATCCATGCCCAGGAAAAACCAGATGAGAACTGTGATTTTGAGGCAGAAGCAGAAGCACTCTGCCAGGAAGTGAGCCAGGATGTTTTTGCTATGTCCCTGTCTCCTCAGGACAAAGAGAAGAAAATCATCCAG contains:
- the LOC124696120 gene encoding uncharacterized protein LOC124696120 codes for the protein MAAHNFNLFLLLEGQFGAVAEPGSKPDQDRGSSMTVVDYIDLDDDECFVKVDFVDLSTDEDSVEKDGNVPEDDSVARSENVAKAAVSSSISEEDAIPTMPLSKLEQEHAATASLSIVGHGAATSSVMEEKVMQPEHQKFLTTSDAAKEATRSENHGLIAAGHLVGEVMQSEHEQVAATSMLSKQGAITSSLKEDSFMQFGNQVFVVALDHTKEATQSESTVKAAGSPSMTERGTTCKVHRVGQLYQMIGCPYIIGDGLDSYTSHGGGHPQGEPGSSTLLCTKSEVSIRVRGVAGNSMGSTGINNIHAQEKPDENFVVSTYQGCRTSQGNTVHDKVHKNDSQGCMVEGCTNGAHGSTPLCVFHNSRPHKRCCAVVGCTKAASSCRSSVGRTDRCIKHGGGKRCKYDGCGKGAQGNTDYCITHGGGRRCKSQGCRKSAQGRSDYCVEHGGGRRCKYEG